One part of the Lotus japonicus ecotype B-129 chromosome 2, LjGifu_v1.2 genome encodes these proteins:
- the LOC130739849 gene encoding uncharacterized protein LOC130739849 — MENTLVPKRPREEAQLEKDLDFEEYSKRHKPYNHIISLLDSDSEEENSTEDLSPLMTTLQQEITCPSDSLDALLMGPAQEKAQENLTSLENSLTSTHVLKAEEDEKDKVMRHLLEASDDELGIPNRGDEAGWLGFGEELGLINSSGDEFSSLCDKLWEIEDERANYYALLQSEIFLWGQ; from the coding sequence atggaGAACACTTTGGTGCCTAAGAGGCCTAGAGAAGAAGCCCAATTGGAAAAAGATTTAGACTTTGAAGAGTATTCAAAGAGGCACAAGCCATACAACCACATAATCTCCCTTCTTGATTCAGATTCAGAGGAAGAGAATTCTACAGAAGATCTCTCTCCTTTGATGACAACCCTCCAGCAAGAAATTACATGTCCTTCTGATAGCCTAGATGCTCTTTTGATGGGCCCAGCTCAAGAAAAAGCCCAAGAAAATCTTACTAGTTTAGAGAACAGTTTAACCTCTACTCATGTGTTGAAGGCAGAGGAGGATGAGAAGGATAAGGTGATGAGACATCTTCTTGAAGCTTCTGATGATGAACTTGGGATTCCAAACAGAGGGGATGAAGCAGGATGGTTGGGTTTTGGGGAAGAATTAGGATTAATTAACAGTAGTGGAGATGAGTTTTCTTCTTTGTGTGATAAATTATGGGAGATTGAAGATGAGAGAGCTAACTACTATGCTCTGTTGCAGTCTGAAATCTTCCTGTGGGGGCAATAG